One Vicinamibacterales bacterium genomic window, GGCGAGTTCGTCCACGAAGCTGGCAATCGCGGCGGCGACGCGATCCGACAGCTCGATGAACTCGACGCCCGTGCGGTAGGTGATGATGTCTTGATCGACGTCGCTGATGCGCGAATGCGCGACGCGGCCTTTCACGACGACCGAGCGGCTGCCCAGCGTCAGGCGGAACTCATGGAGGGAATCCAGCTGTAGCGGAAACGCGGTCTCCACCTGCATGCCGCCGTGGCTCATCTGGCGCACGGCGGTCGGCTG contains:
- a CDS encoding PilZ domain-containing protein, with the translated sequence MVYQPTAVRQMSHGGMQVETAFPLQLDSLHEFRLTLGSRSVVVKGRVAHSRISDVDQDIITYRTGVEFIELSDRVAAAIASFVDELAK